From one Gemmatimonadales bacterium genomic stretch:
- a CDS encoding MBL fold metallo-hydrolase, which produces MRLTFLGTGTSFGVPQIGCDCAVCRSADPRDKRTRSGAALQAGDATILIDTPPELRLQLIAAGLSRVDAVIYTHEHADHINGIDDLRSFSVRGRRALPIYGPAETLDRLRTSFNYIFDDAVRPYEGTSKPTLEMHALEPGRPIRIAGVEVLPLAFDHGHLRVFGYRIGALAYITDVKSIPEAQRASLRGLDVLVINALWWRSHPTHLSIPEAVQTAQSLGAKRTYLTHLTHETGHAALAEQLPEGIMPAFDGLTVEVP; this is translated from the coding sequence ATGCGCCTCACCTTTCTGGGCACGGGCACGTCGTTCGGCGTGCCCCAGATCGGCTGTGACTGCGCAGTCTGCCGGTCCGCCGACCCCCGCGACAAACGCACCCGTTCGGGGGCGGCGCTGCAGGCCGGCGATGCCACCATCCTGATAGACACCCCGCCCGAGCTCCGGCTCCAGCTCATCGCTGCCGGCCTCTCCCGCGTCGACGCGGTGATCTACACCCACGAGCATGCCGACCATATCAACGGTATCGACGATCTCCGCAGCTTCTCGGTGCGCGGCCGCCGGGCGTTGCCCATCTACGGACCCGCCGAGACGCTCGATCGTTTACGGACGTCCTTCAACTACATCTTCGATGACGCGGTGCGTCCCTACGAGGGGACCTCCAAGCCGACGCTTGAGATGCACGCGCTCGAGCCGGGGCGCCCCATCCGTATCGCTGGTGTCGAGGTGCTGCCCCTGGCGTTCGACCATGGCCACCTGCGGGTGTTCGGGTATCGGATCGGGGCACTGGCGTACATTACCGACGTGAAGTCGATTCCCGAGGCGCAGCGCGCCAGCCTGCGCGGCCTCGATGTGCTGGTGATCAACGCGCTCTGGTGGCGCTCCCATCCGACGCACCTCAGCATTCCTGAGGCCGTGCAGACGGCCCAGTCCCTCGGCGCCAAGCGAACCTATCTCACCCATCTCACCCACGAGACCGGTCACGCCGCCCTGGCTGAGCAACTGCCCGAGGGCATCATGCCGGCCTTCGACGGCCTGACGGTCGAGGTTCCGTGA
- the pyk gene encoding pyruvate kinase: protein MSRTQVRRTKIVATLGPAWDQPAQMTALIDAGVDVVRINASHGTAEIRNRWIEQLRTVTDGRRDSVALLLDLQGPRIRVGTLAEPLRLESGERVVFAPEEEASPGEIPTTYDALANDVRVGARILLDDGLLNAEVIQVMDRRVVAMVHYGGLVKSHKGMNLPGIEVSAPALTEKDLEDVAQAVAVGVDYVALSFVRRPEDMEQLRTLVPRSTRLIAKIEKDTALKNLCGILDASDAIMVARGDLGVELPFEEVPLMQKQIIREAGLHGKPVITATQMLESMVQAPRPTRAEASDVANAILDGTDAVMLSAETAVGTYPLEAVCAMDRIAREMELQRQGRGVTIDAALGRRASEGVPLPQHRQGQSGPVRTEDAIAVAVCAAAEMLSAPLIVCFTSSGFTARKVATCRPTVPIFASTPEPETFRQLALVWGVTPALIQHSTDYEVMLGIARQQILERGLAQPGERLVVTAGVPFDMPGTTNLLKIEAV, encoded by the coding sequence ATGTCTCGTACCCAGGTTCGCCGCACCAAGATCGTCGCCACGCTGGGCCCGGCGTGGGACCAGCCGGCGCAGATGACCGCCCTGATCGACGCCGGTGTGGATGTCGTCCGGATCAACGCGTCGCACGGCACTGCCGAGATCCGCAACCGCTGGATCGAGCAGCTCCGAACCGTCACCGATGGCCGCCGCGATTCCGTCGCCCTGCTGCTCGATCTGCAAGGCCCACGGATCCGGGTCGGCACGCTGGCCGAGCCACTGCGGCTGGAGTCGGGCGAGCGGGTCGTCTTCGCGCCGGAAGAGGAGGCCTCGCCGGGGGAGATTCCGACCACCTACGATGCTCTGGCCAACGACGTACGGGTCGGCGCCAGGATCCTGCTCGACGACGGGCTGTTGAACGCCGAAGTCATCCAGGTGATGGATCGGCGGGTGGTCGCGATGGTGCACTACGGCGGGCTGGTCAAATCGCACAAGGGAATGAACCTGCCCGGCATCGAGGTGAGCGCGCCGGCCCTGACGGAGAAGGACCTCGAGGACGTGGCTCAGGCGGTGGCCGTCGGGGTGGATTACGTCGCGCTCTCGTTCGTCCGCCGGCCGGAGGACATGGAGCAGCTCCGCACCCTGGTCCCCCGCAGCACCAGGCTGATCGCCAAGATCGAGAAGGACACCGCGCTCAAGAACCTGTGCGGCATCCTCGACGCGTCCGACGCCATCATGGTGGCCCGGGGCGATCTCGGCGTGGAGCTGCCATTCGAGGAAGTCCCCCTGATGCAGAAGCAGATCATCCGGGAAGCGGGGCTGCATGGTAAACCGGTCATCACCGCCACCCAGATGTTGGAGTCGATGGTCCAGGCCCCCCGACCGACCCGGGCTGAGGCGTCCGACGTGGCCAACGCGATCCTGGACGGCACCGACGCGGTGATGCTGTCGGCGGAGACGGCGGTCGGCACCTATCCGCTGGAAGCGGTGTGCGCGATGGACCGCATCGCCCGCGAGATGGAGCTGCAGCGCCAGGGGCGGGGCGTCACCATCGACGCCGCGCTGGGCCGCCGGGCCTCCGAAGGCGTTCCCCTCCCGCAGCACCGGCAGGGACAGAGCGGACCGGTGCGCACCGAGGACGCGATCGCCGTCGCCGTGTGCGCCGCGGCGGAGATGCTGTCGGCCCCGCTCATCGTCTGCTTCACCAGCAGTGGCTTCACCGCTCGGAAGGTGGCGACCTGCCGTCCCACCGTCCCGATCTTCGCCTCGACCCCCGAGCCGGAGACCTTCCGTCAGCTTGCCTTGGTGTGGGGCGTCACCCCCGCGCTCATCCAGCACTCCACCGACTATGAGGTGATGCTGGGGATCGCCCGCCAGCAGATCCTGGAGCGCGGGCTGGCGCAGCCGGGCGAACGCCTTGTCGTCACCGCCGGAGTCCCGTTCGACATGCCCGGGACTACCAACCTCCTCAAGATCGAAGCAGTATAG